One Lacunisphaera limnophila DNA window includes the following coding sequences:
- a CDS encoding DeoR/GlpR family DNA-binding transcription regulator has protein sequence MRVPRHIVDRRQARLCDLIRTDGFLPVAEICRKLGVSAATARRDLASVAASGHITRTRGGALADYNASFASLGERAGRARTAKGRIAAAALTRFPLRGTVFLDAGTTVRAIARQLLRARRDLTGLSIVTNSLPVATLLGGAPGLDLHVLGGTFLHRQAVLLGADAVRSLAAWKFDAAFLGGESMDADGISNSHAEIAVFQTAVLLRTTAPYFCLDAGKLGRTTPHRIGGWDTLGFLVTDASPAQLAAAEIPLPPTRLVLAK, from the coding sequence ATGCGCGTCCCCCGCCACATCGTCGACCGTCGCCAGGCGCGGTTGTGCGACCTGATCCGGACCGACGGCTTCCTGCCGGTGGCCGAGATCTGCCGGAAGCTCGGGGTGTCCGCGGCCACCGCCCGGCGCGACTTGGCCAGCGTGGCGGCCAGCGGCCACATCACCCGCACCCGCGGCGGGGCGCTGGCTGACTACAACGCCTCCTTTGCCTCGCTGGGGGAGCGGGCCGGCCGCGCCCGCACCGCCAAGGGCCGCATCGCCGCCGCCGCGCTCACGCGGTTCCCGCTCCGCGGCACCGTCTTCCTCGACGCCGGCACGACGGTGCGCGCCATCGCTCGCCAGCTCCTGCGGGCCCGCCGCGACCTGACCGGCCTCAGCATCGTCACCAACAGCCTGCCCGTCGCCACCCTACTTGGCGGCGCGCCCGGCCTCGACCTGCATGTGCTCGGCGGCACCTTCCTGCACCGCCAGGCCGTCCTGCTCGGCGCCGACGCCGTGCGCTCGCTGGCCGCGTGGAAATTCGACGCCGCCTTCCTCGGCGGAGAGAGCATGGACGCCGACGGCATCAGCAACTCACACGCCGAGATCGCCGTCTTCCAGACCGCCGTGCTGCTCCGCACCACCGCGCCTTACTTCTGCCTCGACGCCGGCAAGCTCGGTCGCACCACCCCTCACCGCATCGGCGGCTGGGACACGCTCGGCTTCCTCGTCACCGACGCCAGCCCCGCCCAGCTCGCCGCCGCGGAGATCCCGCTGCCGCCGACGCGGCTGGTCCTGGCCAAGTGA